The Catenulispora sp. GP43 genome includes a region encoding these proteins:
- a CDS encoding D-alanyl-D-alanine carboxypeptidase family protein gives MRHIVSRDRLGSSRRVARRTLAPLLLAVVAGTAATATATATASVSVSASASAARIPWPGYGQSAVAADGRAPMGTSGAVGRPHPTASVAKVMDAYQVLLDHPLGVHDSGPTITVLPYEAAAYRAEIHSGQTLVAVAGGERISERKALEAMLLPSGNNMARILARWDGGSIDRFVARENRTASRLGMGHTHFADPAGTDSRTVSTAPDLIRLDEAAMGVAVFAQVVGETSARVPVAGVVRNHNRLLGHNGVLGVKTGWTGAAGGCLMFAARVKGGRSHQYHTVYGVVLGQPGPPPAGRSFDAAVRLIEGAQRFL, from the coding sequence TCGCCTCGGATCCTCGCGCAGAGTCGCCCGGCGGACCCTGGCTCCGCTGCTGCTCGCGGTCGTCGCCGGCACCGCTGCCACCGCCACCGCCACCGCGACCGCCTCCGTCTCCGTCTCCGCCTCCGCCTCCGCGGCCCGCATCCCGTGGCCCGGTTACGGGCAGTCCGCGGTCGCCGCCGACGGCCGGGCGCCGATGGGTACCTCCGGCGCGGTGGGCCGGCCGCACCCGACCGCCAGCGTGGCGAAGGTCATGGACGCCTACCAGGTGCTGCTCGACCATCCGCTGGGCGTGCACGACAGCGGTCCGACGATCACCGTCCTGCCGTACGAGGCCGCCGCCTATCGGGCCGAGATCCACAGCGGCCAGACCCTGGTCGCGGTCGCCGGCGGCGAGCGGATCAGTGAGCGCAAGGCCCTGGAGGCGATGCTGCTGCCCTCGGGGAACAACATGGCCCGCATCCTGGCGCGCTGGGACGGCGGCTCCATCGACCGGTTCGTGGCGCGGGAGAACCGGACCGCCTCGCGGCTGGGCATGGGCCACACGCACTTCGCGGACCCGGCCGGGACCGACTCGCGCACCGTCTCCACCGCGCCGGACCTGATCCGGTTGGACGAGGCCGCGATGGGGGTCGCCGTTTTCGCACAGGTTGTCGGGGAGACCTCGGCCCGGGTGCCGGTCGCCGGGGTGGTACGCAACCACAACCGGCTGCTCGGCCACAACGGCGTGCTCGGTGTGAAAACCGGCTGGACCGGCGCGGCCGGCGGCTGTCTGATGTTCGCCGCGCGGGTCAAGGGCGGGCGTTCGCACCAGTACCACACGGTGTACGGCGTCGTGCTCGGACAGCCCGGGCCGCCGCCGGCCGGGCGTTCCTTCGACGCGGCCGTGAGGCTGATCGAGGGTGCGCAGCGCTTCCTGTAG
- a CDS encoding L,D-transpeptidase → MNRTFYRAGLRALPRARAAAAVVAAGFALIALTPAVAAADAKPDRSNLCPHRPGRVVCVDQDHQRMWVQKGSRIVFEPVLIRTGYRGMWTPNGTFHVYARHEWPASPLLPYSQFFHRHYALHGSRDDLHKGKSKGCVNMSVADARRLWKTLEIGDTVYIWGHKPGT, encoded by the coding sequence CCTTCTACCGAGCCGGCCTCCGAGCCCTCCCGCGTGCCAGAGCGGCGGCTGCGGTCGTCGCGGCGGGCTTCGCGCTCATCGCCCTCACCCCGGCCGTCGCCGCCGCCGACGCGAAACCGGACCGGTCGAACCTGTGTCCGCACCGGCCGGGCCGCGTCGTCTGCGTCGATCAGGACCACCAGCGGATGTGGGTGCAGAAAGGGTCGCGGATCGTCTTCGAACCGGTCCTGATCCGGACCGGCTACCGCGGGATGTGGACCCCCAACGGCACGTTCCACGTCTACGCGCGGCACGAGTGGCCGGCCTCGCCGCTGCTGCCCTACAGCCAGTTCTTCCACCGCCACTACGCTCTGCACGGTTCCCGCGACGACCTCCACAAGGGCAAGTCGAAGGGGTGTGTGAACATGAGCGTGGCGGACGCGCGGCGGCTGTGGAAGACGTTGGAGATCGGGGACACGGTCTACATCTGGGGACACAAGCCCGGTACATGA